From the Lolium rigidum isolate FL_2022 chromosome 2, APGP_CSIRO_Lrig_0.1, whole genome shotgun sequence genome, one window contains:
- the LOC124689573 gene encoding mediator of RNA polymerase II transcription subunit 15a-like yields the protein MDTDDWLPMQGCNLPAGVNPNSPDWRAHLQPETRSRIVSRIVETLKKHPPVSGPVGLSELQRDAVRFEEEIYTAATNQSYYWREISLKMLSMETRTEQAPGNAHVIPNQNNPGQASENNIAQTGHAGVGDWQEEVYQMIKGLKGIYFAELSELFNKISVKLQYVESTIPLQRQSEQYERMKIFKIVLERILQILHISKSAVQPALRDKLPQYEKQIVHILNSLRRKPVQPQV from the exons ATGGACACCGACGACTGGCTGCCCATGCAGGGGTGCAACCTCCCCGCCGGCGTCAACCCCAACTCCCCCgactggcgcgcccacctccagcCCGAGACGCGCAGCAGGATCGTCAGTAGGAT AGTGGAAACTCTAAAGAAGCATCCGCCAGTATCAGGGCCAGTGGGGTTGTCCGAACTTCAAAGAGACGCTGTGCGATTCGAAGAGGAGATCTATACCGCAGCTACCAACCAG TCTTATTATTGGCGGGAGATCTCTCTGAAAATGCTCTCTATGGAGACAAGGACAGAACAGGCTCCTGGAAATGCTCATGTGATTCCAAATCAAAACAACCCTGGTCAAG CATCTGAGAACAATATTGCTCAAACAGGCCACGCAGGTGTAGGTGATTGGCAAGAGGAGGTATATCAAATG ATTAAGGGCTTGAAGGGAATATACTTTGCAGAACTCAGTGAATTGTTCAATAAGATCTCTGTGAAGCTACAGTATGTTGAAAGCACCATACCACTCCAAAGGCAATCTGAGCAGTATGAAAGAATGAAGATCTTTAAGATAGTGTTGGAGCGTATACTGCAAATTCTGCATATTAGCAAGAGTGCTGTCCAACCTGCTCTGAGGGACAAACTTCCTCAATACGAGAAACAGATCGTCCATATCTTGAATTCACTAAGAAGGAAGCCAGTGCAACCACAAGTATAG